In Conger conger chromosome 12, fConCon1.1, whole genome shotgun sequence, one DNA window encodes the following:
- the kdm2bb gene encoding lysine (K)-specific demethylase 2Bb isoform X3 → MEACAEPGRRLRSVCRRMYDENDDLSDVEEIANVRGFNVEEKLVSKTYNSNYVKYMDGKDFTYEYVQKEALRSPLVFKVKDGLGLRMPDPDFTVSEIKGLVGSRRAVDVMDASTQKGSEMSMAQFVRYYETPEEERDKLFNVISLEFSHTKLENLIKRPTVVDLVDWVDNVWPPHLKESQTEGTNVVAEMKYPKVQKYCLMSVKGCYTDFHIDFGGTSVWYHVHRGGKVFWLIPPFPHNLVLYQDWVLSGKQSDVFLGDRADSCQRVELKPGYTFFIPSGWIHAVYTPEDTLVFGGNFLHSFNIPMQLSVHEIENRTKVNAKFRYPFFYEMCWYVLERYVHCLTGRSHLSKDFSRDPSLKDTEMKVEIEDDSGEMQTQEGLWDPPAQSNNTNLHTSPAPASAPQEFPRTPSPTVDLSARWTHLTPFELKGLTVLLDKLESLPENKRNVPQGIDQPNSLLQDMRVVLKEHARDDPRLALTGVPVVCWPKKTLKRLANRPKLKMGGSGAAVRLSGGRSTSGARRRRTRCRKCEACLRTECGECHFCKDMKKFGGPGRMKQSCIMRQCIAPVLPHTAVCLVCGEAGKEDTVDEEEDKFNVMLMECSICNEILHPSCLKVKDAGGVINEELPNCWECPKCNHAGKTGKQKRGPGFKYASNLPGSLLKEQRPGRDIKEEPDTPPALPSALPRRKGEREDTPKRRPPLLTLEDLPLSRPDDNPLRKKRKLFCTDLDPPLQRKQRKLDDPPLPQLLRQIKMEEEEQEEEFGRTLEERGAEHVHKQEEADEDMEGREEEEEKEDMRKAMLLRTAAGEESGQSHPSSPRAGPSGEGGWEAQEKGRGRAPRQRRLANKELSKELSKQLNQEIQRTEHSLAQEACPLLKPEPPDEPHLLLLNGSAPPPHGPAPCCSPPRGLPMERHVIRPPPISPPPDQLTLERGDAHPMRREGWMAVFHHLTHAELCVCMRVCKTWNRWCCDKRLWSSIDLNRCKSITPLMLSGIIRRQPASLDLSWTNISKKQLSWLINRLPGLRMLYLAGCSWVAVSALCTSSCPLLRTLDLQWVEGLKDAQMRDLLSPPTDNRPGQVDSRSKLRNVVDLRLAGLDITDVSLQLIIRYMPLLSRLDLSYCNHISDQSINVLTAVGTTTRDSLTDVNLSVCNRVTDQSLSFFKRCGSICHIDLRYCKQVTKAGCQQFIAEMSVSVQFGLLEEKLLQKLC, encoded by the exons GTAGCCGTCGGGCAGTGGACGTCATGGACGCCAGTACGCAGAAGGGCTCGGAGATGAGCATGGCACAGTTTGTTCGTTACTACGAGACCCCTGAGGAGGAGCGGGATAAGCTGTTCAACGTAATCAGCCTGGAGTTCAGCCACACAAAGCTGGAGAACCTGATAAAACGGCCCACAGTG gtgGATCTGGTGGACTGGGTGGATAATGTGTGGCCCCCTCACCTGAAGGAGAGCCAGACTGAGGGGACGAACGTCGTCGCTGAGATGAAGTACCCCAAAGTGCAGAA GTACTGTTTGATGAGCGTGAAAGGCTGCTACACGGATTTCCACATCGACTTCGGAGGAACGTCTGTCTGGTACCATGTACACAGGGGAGGAAAG GTGTTCTGGCTGATCCCGCCCTTCCCTCATAACCTGGTGCTGTATCAGGACTGGGTTCTGTCGGGGAAGCAGAGCGACGTGTTCCTGGGTGACAGAGCTGACAGCTGCCAAAGGGTGGAGCTCAAACCGGGCTACACCTTCTTTATCCCCTCAG GCTGGATCCACGCCGTGTACACGCCGGAGGACACGCTGGTGTTCGGGGGAAACTTCCTGCACAGCTTCAACATCCCCATGCAGCTGAGCGTGCACGAGATCGAAAACCGAACCAAG GTCAATGCTAAGTTCCGTTACCCCTTCTTCTATGAAATGTGCTGGTACGTTTTGGAGCGGTATGTGCACTGCCTAACTGGACGCTCTCACCTGAGTAAGGACTTCAGCAGGGACCCCTCCCTCAAAG acaCAGAGATGAAGGTGGAGATTGAGGATGACTCTGGTGAGATGCAGACACAGGAGGGACTCTGGGACCCCCCGGCCCAATCCAACAACACCAATCTGCACACCAGCCCCGCCCCGGCTTCCGCCCCCCAGGAATTTCCCAGAACACCCTCGCCCACTGTGGACCTCTCGGCCAGATGGACCCACCTGACGCCGTTTGAGCTGAAAGGGCTCACGGTGCTGTTGGACAAGCTGGAGTCCCTCCCCGAAAACAAGAGGAATGTCCCGCAGGGCATCGACCAGCCCAACAGCCTGCTGCAGGACATGAGG GTGGTCCTAAAAGAGCATGCGAGAGATGACCCCCGGCTGGCTCTCACCGGTGTCCCTGTGGTGTGCTGGCCCAAGAAGACCCTCAAG cGCCTGGCTAACCGGCCCAAGCTGAAGATGGGGGGCTCGGGGGCGGCGGTGCGGCTGTCGGGCGGGCGCTCCACGTCGGGGGCGAGGAGACGCAGGACGCGCTGCCGGAAGTGCGAGGCGTGTCTGCGCACGGAGTGCGGCGAGTGCCACTTCTGCAAGGACATGAAGAAGTTCGGAGGCCCGGGCCGCATGAAGCAGTCCTGCATCATGAGGCAGTGCAtcgcg CCAGTGTTGCCCCACACGGCTGTGTGCCTGGTCTGTGGGGAGGCTGGGAAGGAGGACACCGTGGATGAAGAGGAGGATAAGTTCAACGTCATGCTGATGGAGTGTTCCATCTGCAATGAGATCCTGCACCCCAGCTgcctgaag GTGAAGGATGCTGGTGGCGTGATCAATGAGGAACTCCCCAACTGCTGGGAGTGTCCTAAGTGTAACCACGCAGGAAAGACAGGGAAA CAGAAACGGGGCCCCGGGTTCAAGTACGCGTCCAACCTGCCGGGCTCCCTGCTGAAGGAGCAGCGGCCGGGCCGGGACATCAAGGAGGAGCCCGACAcgccccctgccctgccctctgCCCTGCCCCGCAGGAAGGGCGAGCGCGAGGACACGCCCAAACGCCGCCCCCCGCTCCTCACCCTGGAGGACCTGCCCCTGTCCCGACCCGATGACAACCCACTGCGCAAGAAGAGGAAGCTCTTCTGCACCGACCTGGACCCCCCGCTGCAGAGGAAG CAGAGGAAGCTGGATGacccgcccctcccccagctGCTGCGGCAGAtcaagatggaggaggaggagcaggaggaagagttTGGGAGGACGCTGGAGGAGCGGGGGGCGGAGCACGTCCACAAGCAGGAGGAGGCGGACGAGGACATGGAGGgacgggaggaagaggaggagaaggaggacatGAGGAAGGCCATGCTGCTCCGGACGGCCGCGGGCGAGGAGAGCGGCCAGTCGCATCCCAGCTCCCCGCGGGCGGGGCCCAGCGGCGAGGGCGGCTGGGAGGCGCAGGAGAaggggcggggccgggcgcCGCGGCAGCGACGGCTGGCCAATAAGGAGCTGAGCAAGGAGCTGAGCAAGCAGCTGAACCAGGAGATCCAGAGGACGGAGCACAGCCTGGCGCAGGAGGCCTGTCCCCTGCTCAAACCCGAGCCTCCGGACGAgcctcacctcctcctgctcaACGGCagcgccccgcccccccacggccccgccccctgctgcTCCCCGCCCAGGGGCCTGCCCATGGAGCGCCACGTGATCAGGCCGCCGCCCATCAGCCCGCCCCCGGACCAGCTGACCCTGGAGCGCGGCGACGCCCACCCCATGCGCAGGGAGGGCTGGATGGCCGTGTTTCACCACCTCACACACGCCGAGCTCTGCGTCTGCATGCGGGTCTGCAAGACCTGGAAccgctg GTGCTGTGATAAGAGGCTGTGGTCCTCCATCGATCTGAACCGCTGTAAATCCATCACGCCTCTCATGCTGAGTGGGATTATCCGGAGACAGCCGGCCTCCCTGGACCTGAGCTGGACCAACATCTCCAAGAAGCAGCTGAGCTGGCTCATCAACAGGCTTCCGG GGTTGAGGATGCTGTACCTGGCGGGGTGCTCCTGGGTGGCGGTCTCGGCCCTCTGCACCTCCAGCTGCCCCCTGCTCCGCACCTTGGACCTGCAGTGGGTGGAGGGCCTGAAGGACGCCCAAATGAGGGACCTGCTGTCCCCTCCCACTGACAACCGGCCAG GTCAGGTGGACAGTAGGAGTAAGCTGCGTAACGTGGTGGATCTGCGGCTGGCGGGATTGGACATCACGGACGTTTCCCTGCAGCTGATAATCCGGTACATGCCGCTGCTGTCCCGCCTGGACCTCAGCTACTGCAACCACATCAGCGACCAGTCCATCAACGTCCTTACCGCCGTGGGCACCACCACGCGCGACTCGCTCACCGACGTCAACCTGTCAG TTTGTAATCGAGTCACTGACCAGTCCCTGAGCTTCTTCAAACGCTGTGGCAGCATCTGCCACATAGACCTGCGCTACTGCAAGCAGGTAACCAAGGCCGGCTGCCAGCAGTTCATTGCGGAGATGTCTGTTAGCGTGCAGTTCGGACTGCTGGAGGAGAAGCTCCTGCAGAAACTCTGCTAG
- the kdm2bb gene encoding lysine (K)-specific demethylase 2Bb isoform X2, with the protein MEACAEPGRRLRSVCRRMYDENDDLSDVEEIANVRGFNVEEKLVSKTYNSNYVKYMDGKDFTYEYVQKEALRSPLVFKVKDGLGLRMPDPDFTVSEIKGLVGSRRAVDVMDASTQKGSEMSMAQFVRYYETPEEERDKLFNVISLEFSHTKLENLIKRPTVVDLVDWVDNVWPPHLKESQTEGTNVVAEMKYPKVQKYCLMSVKGCYTDFHIDFGGTSVWYHVHRGGKVFWLIPPFPHNLVLYQDWVLSGKQSDVFLGDRADSCQRVELKPGYTFFIPSGWIHAVYTPEDTLVFGGNFLHSFNIPMQLSVHEIENRTKVNAKFRYPFFYEMCWYVLERYVHCLTGRSHLSKDFSRDPSLKDTEMKVEIEDDSGEMQTQEGLWDPPAQSNNTNLHTSPAPASAPQEFPRTPSPTVDLSARWTHLTPFELKGLTVLLDKLESLPENKRNVPQGIDQPNSLLQDMRVVLKEHARDDPRLALTGVPVVCWPKKTLKRLANRPKLKMGGSGAAVRLSGGRSTSGARRRRTRCRKCEACLRTECGECHFCKDMKKFGGPGRMKQSCIMRQCIAPVLPHTAVCLVCGEAGKEDTVDEEEDKFNVMLMECSICNEILHPSCLKVKDAGGVINEELPNCWECPKCNHAGKTGKAMKQKRGPGFKYASNLPGSLLKEQRPGRDIKEEPDTPPALPSALPRRKGEREDTPKRRPPLLTLEDLPLSRPDDNPLRKKRKLFCTDLDPPLQRKQRKLDDPPLPQLLRQIKMEEEEQEEEFGRTLEERGAEHVHKQEEADEDMEGREEEEEKEDMRKAMLLRTAAGEESGQSHPSSPRAGPSGEGGWEAQEKGRGRAPRQRRLANKELSKELSKQLNQEIQRTEHSLAQEACPLLKPEPPDEPHLLLLNGSAPPPHGPAPCCSPPRGLPMERHVIRPPPISPPPDQLTLERGDAHPMRREGWMAVFHHLTHAELCVCMRVCKTWNRWCCDKRLWSSIDLNRCKSITPLMLSGIIRRQPASLDLSWTNISKKQLSWLINRLPGLRMLYLAGCSWVAVSALCTSSCPLLRTLDLQWVEGLKDAQMRDLLSPPTDNRPGQVDSRSKLRNVVDLRLAGLDITDVSLQLIIRYMPLLSRLDLSYCNHISDQSINVLTAVGTTTRDSLTDVNLSVCNRVTDQSLSFFKRCGSICHIDLRYCKQVTKAGCQQFIAEMSVSVQFGLLEEKLLQKLC; encoded by the exons GTAGCCGTCGGGCAGTGGACGTCATGGACGCCAGTACGCAGAAGGGCTCGGAGATGAGCATGGCACAGTTTGTTCGTTACTACGAGACCCCTGAGGAGGAGCGGGATAAGCTGTTCAACGTAATCAGCCTGGAGTTCAGCCACACAAAGCTGGAGAACCTGATAAAACGGCCCACAGTG gtgGATCTGGTGGACTGGGTGGATAATGTGTGGCCCCCTCACCTGAAGGAGAGCCAGACTGAGGGGACGAACGTCGTCGCTGAGATGAAGTACCCCAAAGTGCAGAA GTACTGTTTGATGAGCGTGAAAGGCTGCTACACGGATTTCCACATCGACTTCGGAGGAACGTCTGTCTGGTACCATGTACACAGGGGAGGAAAG GTGTTCTGGCTGATCCCGCCCTTCCCTCATAACCTGGTGCTGTATCAGGACTGGGTTCTGTCGGGGAAGCAGAGCGACGTGTTCCTGGGTGACAGAGCTGACAGCTGCCAAAGGGTGGAGCTCAAACCGGGCTACACCTTCTTTATCCCCTCAG GCTGGATCCACGCCGTGTACACGCCGGAGGACACGCTGGTGTTCGGGGGAAACTTCCTGCACAGCTTCAACATCCCCATGCAGCTGAGCGTGCACGAGATCGAAAACCGAACCAAG GTCAATGCTAAGTTCCGTTACCCCTTCTTCTATGAAATGTGCTGGTACGTTTTGGAGCGGTATGTGCACTGCCTAACTGGACGCTCTCACCTGAGTAAGGACTTCAGCAGGGACCCCTCCCTCAAAG acaCAGAGATGAAGGTGGAGATTGAGGATGACTCTGGTGAGATGCAGACACAGGAGGGACTCTGGGACCCCCCGGCCCAATCCAACAACACCAATCTGCACACCAGCCCCGCCCCGGCTTCCGCCCCCCAGGAATTTCCCAGAACACCCTCGCCCACTGTGGACCTCTCGGCCAGATGGACCCACCTGACGCCGTTTGAGCTGAAAGGGCTCACGGTGCTGTTGGACAAGCTGGAGTCCCTCCCCGAAAACAAGAGGAATGTCCCGCAGGGCATCGACCAGCCCAACAGCCTGCTGCAGGACATGAGG GTGGTCCTAAAAGAGCATGCGAGAGATGACCCCCGGCTGGCTCTCACCGGTGTCCCTGTGGTGTGCTGGCCCAAGAAGACCCTCAAG cGCCTGGCTAACCGGCCCAAGCTGAAGATGGGGGGCTCGGGGGCGGCGGTGCGGCTGTCGGGCGGGCGCTCCACGTCGGGGGCGAGGAGACGCAGGACGCGCTGCCGGAAGTGCGAGGCGTGTCTGCGCACGGAGTGCGGCGAGTGCCACTTCTGCAAGGACATGAAGAAGTTCGGAGGCCCGGGCCGCATGAAGCAGTCCTGCATCATGAGGCAGTGCAtcgcg CCAGTGTTGCCCCACACGGCTGTGTGCCTGGTCTGTGGGGAGGCTGGGAAGGAGGACACCGTGGATGAAGAGGAGGATAAGTTCAACGTCATGCTGATGGAGTGTTCCATCTGCAATGAGATCCTGCACCCCAGCTgcctgaag GTGAAGGATGCTGGTGGCGTGATCAATGAGGAACTCCCCAACTGCTGGGAGTGTCCTAAGTGTAACCACGCAGGAAAGACAGGGAAAG CCATGAAGCAGAAACGGGGCCCCGGGTTCAAGTACGCGTCCAACCTGCCGGGCTCCCTGCTGAAGGAGCAGCGGCCGGGCCGGGACATCAAGGAGGAGCCCGACAcgccccctgccctgccctctgCCCTGCCCCGCAGGAAGGGCGAGCGCGAGGACACGCCCAAACGCCGCCCCCCGCTCCTCACCCTGGAGGACCTGCCCCTGTCCCGACCCGATGACAACCCACTGCGCAAGAAGAGGAAGCTCTTCTGCACCGACCTGGACCCCCCGCTGCAGAGGAAG CAGAGGAAGCTGGATGacccgcccctcccccagctGCTGCGGCAGAtcaagatggaggaggaggagcaggaggaagagttTGGGAGGACGCTGGAGGAGCGGGGGGCGGAGCACGTCCACAAGCAGGAGGAGGCGGACGAGGACATGGAGGgacgggaggaagaggaggagaaggaggacatGAGGAAGGCCATGCTGCTCCGGACGGCCGCGGGCGAGGAGAGCGGCCAGTCGCATCCCAGCTCCCCGCGGGCGGGGCCCAGCGGCGAGGGCGGCTGGGAGGCGCAGGAGAaggggcggggccgggcgcCGCGGCAGCGACGGCTGGCCAATAAGGAGCTGAGCAAGGAGCTGAGCAAGCAGCTGAACCAGGAGATCCAGAGGACGGAGCACAGCCTGGCGCAGGAGGCCTGTCCCCTGCTCAAACCCGAGCCTCCGGACGAgcctcacctcctcctgctcaACGGCagcgccccgcccccccacggccccgccccctgctgcTCCCCGCCCAGGGGCCTGCCCATGGAGCGCCACGTGATCAGGCCGCCGCCCATCAGCCCGCCCCCGGACCAGCTGACCCTGGAGCGCGGCGACGCCCACCCCATGCGCAGGGAGGGCTGGATGGCCGTGTTTCACCACCTCACACACGCCGAGCTCTGCGTCTGCATGCGGGTCTGCAAGACCTGGAAccgctg GTGCTGTGATAAGAGGCTGTGGTCCTCCATCGATCTGAACCGCTGTAAATCCATCACGCCTCTCATGCTGAGTGGGATTATCCGGAGACAGCCGGCCTCCCTGGACCTGAGCTGGACCAACATCTCCAAGAAGCAGCTGAGCTGGCTCATCAACAGGCTTCCGG GGTTGAGGATGCTGTACCTGGCGGGGTGCTCCTGGGTGGCGGTCTCGGCCCTCTGCACCTCCAGCTGCCCCCTGCTCCGCACCTTGGACCTGCAGTGGGTGGAGGGCCTGAAGGACGCCCAAATGAGGGACCTGCTGTCCCCTCCCACTGACAACCGGCCAG GTCAGGTGGACAGTAGGAGTAAGCTGCGTAACGTGGTGGATCTGCGGCTGGCGGGATTGGACATCACGGACGTTTCCCTGCAGCTGATAATCCGGTACATGCCGCTGCTGTCCCGCCTGGACCTCAGCTACTGCAACCACATCAGCGACCAGTCCATCAACGTCCTTACCGCCGTGGGCACCACCACGCGCGACTCGCTCACCGACGTCAACCTGTCAG TTTGTAATCGAGTCACTGACCAGTCCCTGAGCTTCTTCAAACGCTGTGGCAGCATCTGCCACATAGACCTGCGCTACTGCAAGCAGGTAACCAAGGCCGGCTGCCAGCAGTTCATTGCGGAGATGTCTGTTAGCGTGCAGTTCGGACTGCTGGAGGAGAAGCTCCTGCAGAAACTCTGCTAG
- the kdm2bb gene encoding lysine (K)-specific demethylase 2Bb isoform X1, with the protein MQIVINECRKGRRHFKRSVCRRMYDENDDLSDVEEIANVRGFNVEEKLVSKTYNSNYVKYMDGKDFTYEYVQKEALRSPLVFKVKDGLGLRMPDPDFTVSEIKGLVGSRRAVDVMDASTQKGSEMSMAQFVRYYETPEEERDKLFNVISLEFSHTKLENLIKRPTVVDLVDWVDNVWPPHLKESQTEGTNVVAEMKYPKVQKYCLMSVKGCYTDFHIDFGGTSVWYHVHRGGKVFWLIPPFPHNLVLYQDWVLSGKQSDVFLGDRADSCQRVELKPGYTFFIPSGWIHAVYTPEDTLVFGGNFLHSFNIPMQLSVHEIENRTKVNAKFRYPFFYEMCWYVLERYVHCLTGRSHLSKDFSRDPSLKDTEMKVEIEDDSGEMQTQEGLWDPPAQSNNTNLHTSPAPASAPQEFPRTPSPTVDLSARWTHLTPFELKGLTVLLDKLESLPENKRNVPQGIDQPNSLLQDMRVVLKEHARDDPRLALTGVPVVCWPKKTLKRLANRPKLKMGGSGAAVRLSGGRSTSGARRRRTRCRKCEACLRTECGECHFCKDMKKFGGPGRMKQSCIMRQCIAPVLPHTAVCLVCGEAGKEDTVDEEEDKFNVMLMECSICNEILHPSCLKVKDAGGVINEELPNCWECPKCNHAGKTGKAMKQKRGPGFKYASNLPGSLLKEQRPGRDIKEEPDTPPALPSALPRRKGEREDTPKRRPPLLTLEDLPLSRPDDNPLRKKRKLFCTDLDPPLQRKQRKLDDPPLPQLLRQIKMEEEEQEEEFGRTLEERGAEHVHKQEEADEDMEGREEEEEKEDMRKAMLLRTAAGEESGQSHPSSPRAGPSGEGGWEAQEKGRGRAPRQRRLANKELSKELSKQLNQEIQRTEHSLAQEACPLLKPEPPDEPHLLLLNGSAPPPHGPAPCCSPPRGLPMERHVIRPPPISPPPDQLTLERGDAHPMRREGWMAVFHHLTHAELCVCMRVCKTWNRWCCDKRLWSSIDLNRCKSITPLMLSGIIRRQPASLDLSWTNISKKQLSWLINRLPGLRMLYLAGCSWVAVSALCTSSCPLLRTLDLQWVEGLKDAQMRDLLSPPTDNRPGQVDSRSKLRNVVDLRLAGLDITDVSLQLIIRYMPLLSRLDLSYCNHISDQSINVLTAVGTTTRDSLTDVNLSVCNRVTDQSLSFFKRCGSICHIDLRYCKQVTKAGCQQFIAEMSVSVQFGLLEEKLLQKLC; encoded by the exons GTAGCCGTCGGGCAGTGGACGTCATGGACGCCAGTACGCAGAAGGGCTCGGAGATGAGCATGGCACAGTTTGTTCGTTACTACGAGACCCCTGAGGAGGAGCGGGATAAGCTGTTCAACGTAATCAGCCTGGAGTTCAGCCACACAAAGCTGGAGAACCTGATAAAACGGCCCACAGTG gtgGATCTGGTGGACTGGGTGGATAATGTGTGGCCCCCTCACCTGAAGGAGAGCCAGACTGAGGGGACGAACGTCGTCGCTGAGATGAAGTACCCCAAAGTGCAGAA GTACTGTTTGATGAGCGTGAAAGGCTGCTACACGGATTTCCACATCGACTTCGGAGGAACGTCTGTCTGGTACCATGTACACAGGGGAGGAAAG GTGTTCTGGCTGATCCCGCCCTTCCCTCATAACCTGGTGCTGTATCAGGACTGGGTTCTGTCGGGGAAGCAGAGCGACGTGTTCCTGGGTGACAGAGCTGACAGCTGCCAAAGGGTGGAGCTCAAACCGGGCTACACCTTCTTTATCCCCTCAG GCTGGATCCACGCCGTGTACACGCCGGAGGACACGCTGGTGTTCGGGGGAAACTTCCTGCACAGCTTCAACATCCCCATGCAGCTGAGCGTGCACGAGATCGAAAACCGAACCAAG GTCAATGCTAAGTTCCGTTACCCCTTCTTCTATGAAATGTGCTGGTACGTTTTGGAGCGGTATGTGCACTGCCTAACTGGACGCTCTCACCTGAGTAAGGACTTCAGCAGGGACCCCTCCCTCAAAG acaCAGAGATGAAGGTGGAGATTGAGGATGACTCTGGTGAGATGCAGACACAGGAGGGACTCTGGGACCCCCCGGCCCAATCCAACAACACCAATCTGCACACCAGCCCCGCCCCGGCTTCCGCCCCCCAGGAATTTCCCAGAACACCCTCGCCCACTGTGGACCTCTCGGCCAGATGGACCCACCTGACGCCGTTTGAGCTGAAAGGGCTCACGGTGCTGTTGGACAAGCTGGAGTCCCTCCCCGAAAACAAGAGGAATGTCCCGCAGGGCATCGACCAGCCCAACAGCCTGCTGCAGGACATGAGG GTGGTCCTAAAAGAGCATGCGAGAGATGACCCCCGGCTGGCTCTCACCGGTGTCCCTGTGGTGTGCTGGCCCAAGAAGACCCTCAAG cGCCTGGCTAACCGGCCCAAGCTGAAGATGGGGGGCTCGGGGGCGGCGGTGCGGCTGTCGGGCGGGCGCTCCACGTCGGGGGCGAGGAGACGCAGGACGCGCTGCCGGAAGTGCGAGGCGTGTCTGCGCACGGAGTGCGGCGAGTGCCACTTCTGCAAGGACATGAAGAAGTTCGGAGGCCCGGGCCGCATGAAGCAGTCCTGCATCATGAGGCAGTGCAtcgcg CCAGTGTTGCCCCACACGGCTGTGTGCCTGGTCTGTGGGGAGGCTGGGAAGGAGGACACCGTGGATGAAGAGGAGGATAAGTTCAACGTCATGCTGATGGAGTGTTCCATCTGCAATGAGATCCTGCACCCCAGCTgcctgaag GTGAAGGATGCTGGTGGCGTGATCAATGAGGAACTCCCCAACTGCTGGGAGTGTCCTAAGTGTAACCACGCAGGAAAGACAGGGAAAG CCATGAAGCAGAAACGGGGCCCCGGGTTCAAGTACGCGTCCAACCTGCCGGGCTCCCTGCTGAAGGAGCAGCGGCCGGGCCGGGACATCAAGGAGGAGCCCGACAcgccccctgccctgccctctgCCCTGCCCCGCAGGAAGGGCGAGCGCGAGGACACGCCCAAACGCCGCCCCCCGCTCCTCACCCTGGAGGACCTGCCCCTGTCCCGACCCGATGACAACCCACTGCGCAAGAAGAGGAAGCTCTTCTGCACCGACCTGGACCCCCCGCTGCAGAGGAAG CAGAGGAAGCTGGATGacccgcccctcccccagctGCTGCGGCAGAtcaagatggaggaggaggagcaggaggaagagttTGGGAGGACGCTGGAGGAGCGGGGGGCGGAGCACGTCCACAAGCAGGAGGAGGCGGACGAGGACATGGAGGgacgggaggaagaggaggagaaggaggacatGAGGAAGGCCATGCTGCTCCGGACGGCCGCGGGCGAGGAGAGCGGCCAGTCGCATCCCAGCTCCCCGCGGGCGGGGCCCAGCGGCGAGGGCGGCTGGGAGGCGCAGGAGAaggggcggggccgggcgcCGCGGCAGCGACGGCTGGCCAATAAGGAGCTGAGCAAGGAGCTGAGCAAGCAGCTGAACCAGGAGATCCAGAGGACGGAGCACAGCCTGGCGCAGGAGGCCTGTCCCCTGCTCAAACCCGAGCCTCCGGACGAgcctcacctcctcctgctcaACGGCagcgccccgcccccccacggccccgccccctgctgcTCCCCGCCCAGGGGCCTGCCCATGGAGCGCCACGTGATCAGGCCGCCGCCCATCAGCCCGCCCCCGGACCAGCTGACCCTGGAGCGCGGCGACGCCCACCCCATGCGCAGGGAGGGCTGGATGGCCGTGTTTCACCACCTCACACACGCCGAGCTCTGCGTCTGCATGCGGGTCTGCAAGACCTGGAAccgctg GTGCTGTGATAAGAGGCTGTGGTCCTCCATCGATCTGAACCGCTGTAAATCCATCACGCCTCTCATGCTGAGTGGGATTATCCGGAGACAGCCGGCCTCCCTGGACCTGAGCTGGACCAACATCTCCAAGAAGCAGCTGAGCTGGCTCATCAACAGGCTTCCGG GGTTGAGGATGCTGTACCTGGCGGGGTGCTCCTGGGTGGCGGTCTCGGCCCTCTGCACCTCCAGCTGCCCCCTGCTCCGCACCTTGGACCTGCAGTGGGTGGAGGGCCTGAAGGACGCCCAAATGAGGGACCTGCTGTCCCCTCCCACTGACAACCGGCCAG GTCAGGTGGACAGTAGGAGTAAGCTGCGTAACGTGGTGGATCTGCGGCTGGCGGGATTGGACATCACGGACGTTTCCCTGCAGCTGATAATCCGGTACATGCCGCTGCTGTCCCGCCTGGACCTCAGCTACTGCAACCACATCAGCGACCAGTCCATCAACGTCCTTACCGCCGTGGGCACCACCACGCGCGACTCGCTCACCGACGTCAACCTGTCAG TTTGTAATCGAGTCACTGACCAGTCCCTGAGCTTCTTCAAACGCTGTGGCAGCATCTGCCACATAGACCTGCGCTACTGCAAGCAGGTAACCAAGGCCGGCTGCCAGCAGTTCATTGCGGAGATGTCTGTTAGCGTGCAGTTCGGACTGCTGGAGGAGAAGCTCCTGCAGAAACTCTGCTAG